A single Oncorhynchus tshawytscha isolate Ot180627B linkage group LG01, Otsh_v2.0, whole genome shotgun sequence DNA region contains:
- the LOC112216133 gene encoding nuclear factor interleukin-3-regulated protein-like translates to MEPMSVSPNGSTETVEDGHTASLEGALIHKGLRRKREFIPEEKKDVTYWEKRRKNNEAAKRSREKRRVNDYVLESRLAAMNKENARLNTELLALKLHFGLVSPAGYAAHQSSLLRLHHAHTHSPHSPPPSSPTQPLDKDVYWGRRPSYRDPSTLPNYHHLPPVLTGQLAPAMINPHALPTRRAYPYFLEIPGVVHPANSSSLLLPPLLPSPLLSWTGVPLLRPTPRRGGSDEEGEQQVPAASSSAALPHKLRLKTIRAPTVHRDVRDRASPPLPLYVSD, encoded by the coding sequence ATGGAGCCCATGTCAGTATCTCCAAATGGGAGCACGGAGACAGTGGAGGATGGTCATACAGCCTCCCTAGAGGGGGCGCTGATACACAAGGGCCTGAGGCGCAAGAGAGAATTCATTCCAGAGGAGAAGAAGGACGTCACATACTGGGAGAAGCGTCGCAAGAACAACGAGGCGGCCAAGCGCtcgagggagaagaggagggtaaACGATTACGTGCTGGAGAGCCGCCTGGCGGCCATGAACAAAGAGAACGCCCGGTTGAACACAGAACTGCTGGCCCTCAAACTCCACTTTGGCCTGGTGAGTCCTGCGGGCTATGCTGCCCACCAGAGCAGCCTGCTACGGCTCCACCATGCCCATACCCACAGCCCTCATTCTCCGCCACCCAGCAGCCCAACCCAGCCCCTGGACAAGGACGTCTACTGGGGTAGGAGGCCCAGCTACAGAGACCCCTCTACTTTGCCAAATTACCACCACCTACCCCCTGTCCTGACTGGACAACTGGCTCCTGCCATGATCAATCCACATGCTCTACCAACTAGAAGGGCCTATCCATACTTCTTAGAAATCCCTGGTGTTGTCCACCCTGCAAACTCATCCTCCCTTCTCCTGCCCCcgcttctcccctctcccctattGTCCTGGACGGGGGTTCCCCTGCTGAGGCCCACCCCTAGGAGAGGGGGTTCagatgaggagggagaacagCAGGTCCCAGCAGCCTCCTCCAGTGCTGCATTACCGCACAAGCTGAGGCTGAAGACCATCAGAGCTCCTACTGTCCACAGGGATGTCAGAGACAGGGCTTCCCCCCCGCTCCCGCTCtatgtatctgactga